The Geminocystis sp. NIES-3708 genomic sequence AAATTGCTAACCCTACCATCCTCTCTCGTATTTCCCATGAAGAGTTAGAGTCACTTTTCATCGGTTATGGTTATGAGCCTTATTTTGTAGAAGGTGATGATCCTGCTATAATGCACAAAAAAATGGCGGCAACCCTTGAAGAATGTGTCAATAAAATTAAGGCAATTCAAACAGAAGCTAGAAATAGTGGTTTGCCAAAACGTCCTCGATGGCCTATGATTGTATTTAGATCTCCTAAAGGTTGGACTGGTCCTAAAAGCGTTGATGGTAAGAAAGTTGAAGGTTTTTGGCGATCTCATCAAGTTCCCATGGGTGAAATGCACAGTAATCTCGAACACGTGCAACTTTTACAAGAATGGATGAAAAGCTATAAACCCGAAGAATTATTCGATGAAAATGGTCGTTTAATTCCTGAATTAGCAGAATTAGCCCCCGTTGGCGATCGCCGTATGAGTGCCAATCCTATTACTAACGGTGGTTTATTGCGTAAAGATTTGAATTTACCAGATTTTCGAGATCCCATTTATGCCGTACCCGTTACCGAACCGGGTAAAATTGAGATAGAAAATACCAAAATTATGGGTATCTTTTTAAGGGATGTTATGGCTCGTAATCCTCATACTTTTAGAGTATTTGGTCCTGACGAAACCGCTTCTAACCGTTTAAACCCCATTTACGAAGTCTCAAAAAAAGTGTGGATGGCAGATTATTTACCCGAAGATGCTGACGGGGGCGAATTGTCTCCTAATGGTCGTGTCATGGAAATGTTGAGCGAACATACCTTAGAAGGATGGTTAGAAACCTATCTTTTAACAGGCAGACATGGCTTATTCCACACCTATGAAGCCTTTGCCCACGTTATCGACTCCATGTTTAACCAACACGCAAAATGGTTAGATATTTCTAAAAATCATGTGCCTTGGCGTGCGCCTGTTTCTTCTTTAAATATTTTATTGTCATCTACTGTATGGAGACAAGACCACAACGGTTTTTCCCACCAAGATCCGGGTTTTGTGGATCTCGTAACCAATAAAAGTGCGGATGTAACCCGTGTTTATTTTCCCCCTGATGCTAACTGTTTATTAAGTGTAATTGATCATTGTTTACGCAGTAAAGACTATGTAAACGTAATCGTTGCCGATAAACAAAACCATTTGCAATACTTAAATATTGATGAAGCTGTAACCCACTGTACAAAAGGCATTGGTATTTGGGAATGGGCAAGTAATGATCATCAAGGAGTATTGCCTGATGAGCCAGACGTAATTATGGCTAGTTGTGGTGATGTGCCTACGATGGAATCTTTAGCGGCAACGGAAATTTTACGCAAAGAATGTCCTGATTTGAAAGTGCGTTTTATCAATGTGGTGGATATTTTCAAATTACAAGATGATTCTGAGCATCCTCATGGTTTATCTAAAAGAGATTTTGTGACGCTATTTACCGAAGATAAACCCATTATTTTCAACTTTCACGGTTATCCTTGGTTAATTCATAAATTAGCTTACCGTCATCCTAATTCTCACCGTCTCCACGTTAGAGGCTATAAGGAAGAAGGTAACATTAATACACCTTTAGAATTAGCCATCAAAAACCAAGTTGATCGTTTTAACCTCGTTATAGATGTAATCGATCGTGTACCGAAACTAGGATCTCGTGCGGCGTATTTAAAAGAGCGTATGAAAGACGAAATCATCGAAAATCTTAACTATGCCCATACTCACG encodes the following:
- a CDS encoding phosphoketolase; the encoded protein is MVQLSSNTTILAEDELAKIDAYWRACNYLAVGMIYLRSNPLLKETLKPEHIKYRLLGHWGSSPGLSFVYVHLNRLIKKYDLNMIYLAGPGHGAPGILAPVYLENTYSEIYPDKSQDEEGMQKFFKQFSFPGHIGSHVTPETPGSIHEGGELGYSLSHAYGSILDNPDLISVVMVGDGESETGPLATSWHSNKFINPIRDGAVLPILHLNGYKIANPTILSRISHEELESLFIGYGYEPYFVEGDDPAIMHKKMAATLEECVNKIKAIQTEARNSGLPKRPRWPMIVFRSPKGWTGPKSVDGKKVEGFWRSHQVPMGEMHSNLEHVQLLQEWMKSYKPEELFDENGRLIPELAELAPVGDRRMSANPITNGGLLRKDLNLPDFRDPIYAVPVTEPGKIEIENTKIMGIFLRDVMARNPHTFRVFGPDETASNRLNPIYEVSKKVWMADYLPEDADGGELSPNGRVMEMLSEHTLEGWLETYLLTGRHGLFHTYEAFAHVIDSMFNQHAKWLDISKNHVPWRAPVSSLNILLSSTVWRQDHNGFSHQDPGFVDLVTNKSADVTRVYFPPDANCLLSVIDHCLRSKDYVNVIVADKQNHLQYLNIDEAVTHCTKGIGIWEWASNDHQGVLPDEPDVIMASCGDVPTMESLAATEILRKECPDLKVRFINVVDIFKLQDDSEHPHGLSKRDFVTLFTEDKPIIFNFHGYPWLIHKLAYRHPNSHRLHVRGYKEEGNINTPLELAIKNQVDRFNLVIDVIDRVPKLGSRAAYLKERMKDEIIENLNYAHTHGIDKEEITNWKWND